GAGTACCATCGAAGTAAATGGAGGAGAAATCCATAAAATCCATGAGATGGGACGAAAAAAGCTTGCTTATGAAATCAATGGACATAAGCAAGGACAGTACTTTCTCCTTTATTTTTCAGTTGTCCCAACACTGATTGAGGAGATGTGGAAAGAGTATCATCTTAACGAGGACCTAATCCGTTTCATGACGATGCGGACCGAAAAGGTTCTTGAGAAAATTGAATTTAAACCTCTCGGTGAAGAGTAATAGAGGATAGATTAAGTGAATAAACGACGCAGTTTTGGATTTAAGAAGAAAAAATCCTGCCCTTTTACGGCCGCAGGGATTAAAGAAATTGACTACAAAGACACCGAAACCCTTGAGAAATTTATCACTGAGAGGGGAAAGATTCTCCCTCGGCGAATCACAGGGATTTCGCACCACTATCAGCAGCTGCTGAAAAAAGCGATTAAAAAAGCCAGACATGTGGCTCTACTGCCCTTTGTTGCGGAGGAATAATAAATATGAAACAAAAGAAAAGTGCAAAAACTCAGCTCCTTCTTCTTGAAGATGTGATCAATCTTGGAAGGAAAGGAGAGCTTGCTAGTGCAAAGCCAGGTTTTGTCCGTAACTACCTCCTTCCTCAAAAGAAGGCAGTCATTGCTGACAAGAGAACCATTCGAATGCAGGAACAATTACAGGTTGAGCGTGCAGCACAATCAGCAAAAGATAAGAAAGATTCTCAAGCTTTGGCTGCACGCCTTAAAGAGAAAACTTTGACAACAAAGGTGAAAAACGACTCTCAAGGGCATCTGTATGGTTCTGTTGCTTCTTCTGATATCGTTAAGATTCTTGAGGAGCAGGAAAGCGTTACGATCGAAAGAAAGAACGTGATTCTTCCCAAGCCTT
The window above is part of the Candidatus Neptunochlamydia sp. REUL1 genome. Proteins encoded here:
- the rpsF gene encoding 30S ribosomal protein S6; this encodes MTKQESRLYEGMYIINASLSEDALKKSLERITSTIEVNGGEIHKIHEMGRKKLAYEINGHKQGQYFLLYFSVVPTLIEEMWKEYHLNEDLIRFMTMRTEKVLEKIEFKPLGEE
- the rpsR gene encoding 30S ribosomal protein S18, with protein sequence MNKRRSFGFKKKKSCPFTAAGIKEIDYKDTETLEKFITERGKILPRRITGISHHYQQLLKKAIKKARHVALLPFVAEE
- the rplI gene encoding 50S ribosomal protein L9, whose amino-acid sequence is MKQKKSAKTQLLLLEDVINLGRKGELASAKPGFVRNYLLPQKKAVIADKRTIRMQEQLQVERAAQSAKDKKDSQALAARLKEKTLTTKVKNDSQGHLYGSVASSDIVKILEEQESVTIERKNVILPKPFKTVGTFDVHLRLKEDVAATFKLKIEGETKVQEPKPKVEVVDEEQEEALAAAEGSEETSDDLPMRSEREKEMKEELEERSKE